ttccattttattggtttttttttactttatttttatactcAATCCATCTTTATTTAATCATCCTATTGTTTGAGACTTCCTGTTATTAGAAAGCacacaaatttgaaattcataCTTAAATTTAAGACCCTTGataggaaaaaattatattggttTAATGAATCATTAGCTTTTAGCTTTATCATTTGAGTTCTTAAAAGAGAAATAGTATTTTTCACAGtagtaaatagttttttttttcccgcgCATTGCGCGGGTCTAcgtttagttattattatttttgaggaACGTTACTTAATATTTGAACTTATAAACACATATCCCATCTCATTGTTGGGAAAATtctatataaatgaaaatatatgttaGTAACATAGTagaaacaaatcacaaaaaaacacaaaactttaCAAGTAAAATCTTTTCAAAGCCATGAGACAATCTCTTaataatttcactattttcaaatcaattgaaataaattttttgtatatagTTTAGggcaaaagaaaaatctcattattttttttttcttacaccTACTATTTTTCTTTCACAAACCGCAACCCTttgcagtttgcacttttcCCCCTATTTTCTTCTAAAcgcacaactctctctctctctctctctctctctcatgttgtTCTCATATTACCAAATGGCCGAATGGCCACAATTAATACCTTCAACCCTTTTACCTCTTCTGCGTGTGAGAGACACTCAAACTCTGCCCAATAAATGGCAAGAAGACTTTGTGTCTTGCCTTAATGagacaactctctctctctctctctctctctctctctctcaagctgTTCTCATATTACCAAATGGCCGAATGACCACAATTAATATCTTCAACCCTTTGACCTCACCTGCGTGTGAGACACACTCAAAAGTCTTTGCCCAAGGAAATGGTAAGAAGAGTTTGAGTCTTGCCTTAATGAGGTGTCTAATTGAGTGTGATGAGCTGGACAACAATGATGCCATTCACTGCACCCAACACTCACTCCACCAATCAAAATCTGGGTAAAAAGAACGTAATAATACTTGTCAATAATGAATAGTAAATCTACAAAGAATTAGATAGTGAATATATTTAGGGTTGTAACAAATTGGTCACGTGACATAAGTGTGACTTCCCTAAAGTAAACTGTGAACAACTAAACGACATGTAGTAAGAGACACATTTTATTTCTTAGTTCCAAAGCTGTAGTTGTTTACGCAAAAACTCTAGGCAGACTTCAGTAAAGGTTCAGGCTCTTCTCCCTCCTCTTTGATAGCTTAAATGCATTATGTTCCAAGAATTAATTTACCTAGCATCAACAAAGTGCGAGTATAGAATTTATTAAGTAGATGCATAAGCTTTAGAATATGCTGTGAACTGTGAGGAATCAGTGTTGCTACCAGGGCTTATGAGAGATTTGCTAAGAATGAAATTCTCATTAACTTGCTTAATGATACATGGGATTGATCCTTATATAAAATCAGAGGCTAAGTAACTAACTTAACAACTATAATAGCTTCTTAACAGAAAAACTAAAAGCTCACACGTGCACAATCACGTGCATCACTAAACTATTTACAAGACTAACTAAACTACACACAATTTAAGCTAATACAGTACATAGACTAAAACCACAAGTAGCTTAGCCATGTACATCTTCACTGATCTGCTCTGCCTCTTCTTTCCCTGAGTCTTGATGCTTTGACCTATGATAGGGCTAGATGACTAAGCGTCGTGGTTTCCTGATTTACTAGTTGAAGATGTTGAAGCATCGTGGTTTCCTAATAGACTAGCTGAAGATGTTGATACTATAATTGGAGGGGTAAGAATGGGTAATGTAACTTCAAAATCAAGGACATGAATGGCTTTTCTTATTGATGGTCTGGCATTGTAATCTGGATGAGCACACCAAAGTCCAACAGCCATCAACCGTTCCATTTGCGGCTCATCAAAATCTCCACCCAATCTAGGGTCAGCTGCCTTAAGAAGATTCCTTGCTCCATAAAGCTCCCAAACCCAGTCTAACATAATAATTTCATCTTGTTTTGCATAAGGTTCAGCTGGTTTTCTTCCACAAGCTATCTCCAATAATACAATCCCGAAACTATATACATCTGTCTCCTTGCTGGCCCTGCCCGAGAAAACATATTCAGGGGCCATATAGCCCATGGTCCCTGCCAAAGCTGTGGTTTGTGATCCTTTTACATGGTCCACGAGTCTAGCTAAGCCAAAATCCCCAAGCTttgcatttaaatttgaatccaaCAAGATGTTGCTTGACTTTATGTCTCTATGCAACACGCATTGTTCCCATTCTTCATGCAAGTATTGCAGTGCTGATGCTAGGCCTCGGGCAATATTGTACCTCTCCACCCATGTTAACAAGCTTTTACCTTTGAAAAGATGCAAATCTAAGCTGCCATTTGACATGAACTCATAAATTAGAAGAAGATCATTTTTCTCGTGGCACCAACCAATTAATTGCACCAAATTTCTATGCCTAAGTCGACCAATAATCCTCACCTCAGATATATACTCCTTTATCCCTTGTTCAAATCCCCTTGAAACTCTCTTAATAGCAACATAGGAATTTATGACCCTCAAATATCCTTTATAAACCCTACCAAACCCTCCTTGTCCAAGCTTATTTTCCTCTGCAAAGTTGCTCGTTGCAGAAACTATTTCGTCATAAGAAAACTTCTTTGGTCCAATACCTTGTTCGAATTCATCATCCATTGAAAGATTAAAGCCTAgctcctcttctttttctcctttcccTTCACGACACTTTTTCCTATACACAAAGCAAACCAACACCAAACCAATAATTAAAATGCATACACCTAAACTCAGGCCCACCACCAATTTTGTCTTTGGCTCATCTTTATTCTTCTCCACAGAAGGTGGTGGCGATTGCTGAATCCTAGGAGGTGGTGGCGATTGCTGAATCGTAGAAGGTGCTGTCGATTCAAAAGACCAAGTGGAAAGAATATGCAACTCAGAAATCAATCCTGTCGAAGCTGAGAACCCAAAATCAACCGATTCTGGTAAATGATCTGtcaaattaattacaaaagaaaGGTGCTGTTGAATAGAGGTGTTATCATAATTGAAACCAGTGAAGGTAACGCTTAAATTTTGCGTACTAGAATCGTAATTGATACTTGCACTATATGTTCTATTCTCCTTAATAGTACAATACCATGGTGTAGAGATCTGAGACTTCATGTTGTTGATATTGATACCAACGTGTTCACGAACTGAATTCAGTGAATCATATTCTGTATTTCGAAATGTATCAAACTCCACTGCAACAAATTTATTTGCAGCCAGGAAAGTGGAATCTCTCAGTTGACCGCGGCTCAGAAGGCCGAGGCCGGAGCCATCTGTTGGGCTAGGAATAGGGTAATTTGGGGTTGAGAGGAAGAACGTGATCCCATCTGAATAGCTGTCTTTACCTTGAGAATCGATGATGAAGGAGAAGTTGGAAGTGAAGCTGGCCACTTTTTCTGATTTCTCGTCCCAAAGATGCATCTGCTCTGAATATGTGGCTCGACCCCAGTTGTCCACTTCATCTGGCGTGAGTTGGATCACTGAACCTGATATCGAAGCGTTTCCTGTTCGGATTATAGGTTTGTTGTTGAAATCGGTATAGTTGAAGAATATCTGAGTTGCACAAGGGTTTATGAGCAAGAGGAAAATGCTTATTAACAAGTAGATGATACGGAGCTTCGGTGCCTGGAAAACCATGGCTAGAGAAAGTGGGTTTGGGGCTTAGAGGTTTGCCAATTGTTATCAAATATGAAAAGAATTGGACGGCTATGTTGAAATGGCTTGAATTTAACTTCCGTGTATTAATATTACAAGTAAGTATTAAATtatgaattgtcaaaaaaaatgaCTAGGAACAACACCAACTCTCTGTGTATTCATACATAGCCGAATTGCTTTGTTAACAAAGTCAAAGATGTGCAATTCACCATTTAAGCTTGCGTAAAGAATTACTACACTCATGCGTTAAATGATGTAGGATTGCTTGGCCACTATTGTTGACTTGCTTCCACAATAGAAGACTCTCATGTGTTGAAACTATTTGTATTTCGGATGAAGGTTGGCTATAAATTGAGGTGGAGCAAATGAGAACATTAGTGGTGTGAGCAAGAGATACTTCAAGCGTGAAACAGAGAGATAACAAAGGAAGTGTTAGTGTCTTGTAATTTGTCTAAATACAGTAGGGTGTTTTCTATTTATTTGTGAGAGAACTATGGGTGTATTTGGGGTTTGAGTTGTGTGAAAGTGTCTTCAAACTGTTATTGTAATCTCCACagttattgtgaaatttattctGTTGCCTCCCGTGGATGTAGGCatattgccgaaccacgtaaattcc
This portion of the Castanea sativa cultivar Marrone di Chiusa Pesio chromosome 7, ASM4071231v1 genome encodes:
- the LOC142643416 gene encoding L-type lectin-domain containing receptor kinase IX.1-like, which gives rise to MVFQAPKLRIIYLLISIFLLLINPCATQIFFNYTDFNNKPIIRTGNASISGSVIQLTPDEVDNWGRATYSEQMHLWDEKSEKVASFTSNFSFIIDSQGKDSYSDGITFFLSTPNYPIPSPTDGSGLGLLSRGQLRDSTFLAANKFVAVEFDTFRNTEYDSLNSVREHVGININNMKSQISTPWYCTIKENRTYSASINYDSSTQNLSVTFTGFNYDNTSIQQHLSFVINLTDHLPESVDFGFSASTGLISELHILSTWSFESTAPSTIQQSPPPPRIQQSPPPSVEKNKDEPKTKLVVGLSLGVCILIIGLVLVCFVYRKKCREGKGEKEEELGFNLSMDDEFEQGIGPKKFSYDEIVSATSNFAEENKLGQGGFGRVYKGYLRVINSYVAIKRVSRGFEQGIKEYISEVRIIGRLRHRNLVQLIGWCHEKNDLLLIYEFMSNGSLDLHLFKGKSLLTWVERYNIARGLASALQYLHEEWEQCVLHRDIKSSNILLDSNLNAKLGDFGLARLVDHVKGSQTTALAGTMGYMAPEYVFSGRASKETDVYSFGIVLLEIACGRKPAEPYAKQDEIIMLDWVWELYGARNLLKAADPRLGGDFDEPQMERLMAVGLWCAHPDYNARPSIRKAIHVLDFEVTLPILTPPIIVSTSSASLLGNHDASTSSTSKSGNHDA